The following are from one region of the Actinoplanes sp. L3-i22 genome:
- a CDS encoding FHA domain-containing protein, which produces MSSFTCPNGHASTEADYCDTCGARIGGAADAPAPTLVDTPPVPKGEECPHCGTPRAGSARFCEDCGYDHTTGKMPQLTEVLPVVEEPAGEWTATLFADAAYFALNEVEGVTFPADTGERIVTLVPPQVRIGRGSTTKGTSPEIDLADTDPGTSHNHALLTLNIDGEWLVTDLGSTNGTYINDEDQPLTAGQSRALKDGDQVHVGVWTTLTLHAP; this is translated from the coding sequence GTGAGCTCGTTCACCTGCCCGAACGGGCATGCCTCGACCGAGGCGGACTACTGCGACACGTGCGGGGCGCGGATCGGCGGGGCGGCGGACGCCCCGGCTCCCACGCTCGTCGACACGCCGCCGGTCCCCAAGGGCGAGGAGTGCCCGCACTGCGGCACCCCGCGCGCCGGGTCCGCCCGGTTCTGCGAGGACTGCGGGTACGACCACACGACCGGCAAGATGCCGCAGCTCACCGAGGTGCTGCCGGTGGTCGAGGAGCCGGCCGGGGAGTGGACCGCGACGCTGTTCGCGGACGCGGCGTACTTCGCGCTGAACGAGGTCGAGGGCGTGACGTTCCCGGCCGACACCGGCGAGCGGATCGTCACGCTGGTCCCGCCGCAGGTCCGGATCGGGCGCGGGAGCACCACGAAGGGCACCAGCCCGGAGATCGACCTGGCCGACACCGACCCGGGCACCTCGCACAACCACGCGCTGCTCACCCTGAACATCGACGGCGAGTGGCTGGTCACCGACCTGGGGTCGACCAACGGGACGTACATAAACGACGAGGACCAGCCGCTGACCGCGGGGCAGTCCCGTGCCCTCAAGGACGGCGACCAGGTCCACGTCGGGGTCTGGACCACGCTTACGCTGCACGCTCCGTGA
- a CDS encoding snapalysin family zinc-dependent metalloprotease, with protein sequence MLMKRVAAVLVFVFALAWATPAHAAARVLYYDASQAQEFVAVVNQGAQIWNSKVTNVRLEPVPAGKTPNIRVYADNGWPRTYTSSLGNGYWYMGREAVNDGYYKPRIAAHEFGHILGLPDRRTGLCSDLMSGSSAPVSCTNANPSSTEAATVNRLFGTSVAVPAGYFTFTERAA encoded by the coding sequence ATGCTGATGAAACGAGTCGCCGCCGTCCTGGTGTTCGTGTTCGCGCTGGCCTGGGCCACTCCGGCGCACGCCGCGGCCCGGGTGCTCTACTACGACGCCAGTCAGGCACAGGAGTTCGTCGCCGTGGTCAACCAGGGCGCGCAGATCTGGAACAGCAAGGTCACCAACGTCCGCCTGGAACCCGTGCCGGCCGGGAAAACCCCCAACATCCGGGTGTACGCCGACAACGGCTGGCCGCGCACCTACACGTCCTCGCTGGGCAACGGCTACTGGTACATGGGCCGGGAAGCGGTGAACGACGGCTACTACAAGCCGCGGATCGCCGCGCACGAGTTCGGCCACATCCTCGGCCTGCCGGACCGCCGCACCGGCCTGTGCAGCGATCTGATGTCCGGCAGCAGCGCCCCGGTGAGCTGCACGAACGCGAATCCGAGCAGCACCGAGGCGGCCACCGTCAACCGGCTGTTCGGCACCTCGGTAGCGGTGCCGGCCGGCTACTTCACGTTCACGGAGCGTGCAGCGTAA